The stretch of DNA ACCGCTGTTCGCGTCTTCTATATGGCTGTGAAAGTAGTCCCAACTTTGGTCTGGTTCACCAACGACGAGGATGTTTGCTCGGGGGAGGCTCGACTCCTCGTGTGGAACCCCGCGCGCGTCTTGTGCGTTGTTCTCAGTGGGCGTAGAAGTAGTCATTCTCGAAGGATTGCAAAGACGTCATCGTTCGGAAGCTGATAGAGTGCGGCACCGGCTTGTTGGTCTAATCGCTCCCACTCTTGTTTGAGCGAGTGGTACACCTCACTATGTGCAAGCTCCGCACTAGATTTGTGCGTTTCAAGCAACGCCAGCTTTGAGCTGACGGAGAACAGCTGTTTGAGGCGGTCGTCGTACTCAGCGCGCGACAACATGCGATTGATGATGTTCTCGAGGTCGTCTTTTCCGACGGGTTTGACGAGATAGTCGTCGAACCCCATTTCGTAGATATCGAAGTCTGGCTCTATCGCAGAGATGATGGCGACGGTGCAGTCGAATCCTTGGTCGCGAATCCAAGCGAGCACCTCGTCACCACCCATCTGTGGAAGATTCCTATCAAGGAGAATAACATCGAAAGAGTCGTCGAGGATGTCGAGTGCTTCCCGACCCGTGTATGCAATTTCGATGTCGTATGTCGACCCTATCCACTTGGCATAGAGCTCTGCAATATCTTTCT from Haladaptatus sp. ZSTT2 encodes:
- a CDS encoding DUF2732 family protein yields the protein MNDTSGSSTHRVLVVEDEKDIAELYAKWIGSTYDIEIAYTGREALDILDDSFDVILLDRNLPQMGGDEVLAWIRDQGFDCTVAIISAIEPDFDIYEMGFDDYLVKPVGKDDLENIINRMLSRAEYDDRLKQLFSVSSKLALLETHKSSAELAHSEVYHSLKQEWERLDQQAGAALYQLPNDDVFAILRE